From bacterium, a single genomic window includes:
- a CDS encoding AI-2E family transporter: MKNNITQNYLSVISILVFLSAFIWAAYSVLSPLFVGILLLIILAGLREYKAARILSFVVFFILFIWFLSWTQSVIFPFVIAGITAYLFDPVADKLQNARFSRTVSVMIIMLVSLGLVIIFGFLLLPALVKEIQDLIQKVPQLAVQTADLVQDMTPRVLHFLHIDVDTFKEHFMGNIPTTFEQILSNVLKGVTGMSTFLSRIFNLILIPILTFYFLKDFDVIKKWLLDLGPKKYRKNIYFYSWRLNRILGQYVRGQIIVCTFVGVLTTAGLFIFNIPFAILVGVMTGLLNVIPFLGLYISLGLALLTALFTSNPLMAAIEIGAVFLVVQGLEGYVISPKIVGDRVGLHPVAVIFSVLIFAKIFGFWGLIIGVPTAALIKFFIDEWKRRERWREILEQKRAYSSENR; encoded by the coding sequence ATGAAAAATAACATTACCCAAAATTATCTGTCTGTAATTTCCATATTAGTTTTTCTGTCTGCATTTATATGGGCTGCATATTCAGTCTTATCTCCCCTTTTTGTGGGGATTCTGCTGCTAATTATACTTGCAGGGTTAAGAGAGTACAAGGCGGCAAGAATTCTTTCATTTGTTGTTTTTTTTATACTTTTTATATGGTTTTTATCGTGGACTCAGTCTGTAATATTCCCATTTGTCATTGCAGGTATTACAGCATATCTTTTTGATCCTGTTGCAGATAAGCTTCAGAATGCCCGTTTTTCAAGAACAGTATCGGTAATGATTATTATGCTGGTTTCGTTGGGGCTTGTAATAATCTTCGGGTTCCTGCTTTTACCAGCACTTGTCAAGGAAATACAGGATCTTATACAAAAAGTACCGCAACTTGCAGTACAGACAGCTGATCTGGTCCAGGATATGACACCGAGAGTCCTCCATTTTCTGCACATAGATGTTGATACATTTAAAGAACATTTTATGGGGAATATACCTACTACTTTTGAGCAGATTCTGTCCAATGTGCTGAAAGGTGTTACAGGAATGAGCACCTTTTTAAGCAGAATTTTTAATTTGATTCTGATTCCGATCTTAACATTTTATTTTTTAAAAGATTTTGATGTAATTAAAAAATGGCTTCTTGACCTTGGCCCGAAAAAGTATAGAAAAAATATCTATTTTTATTCATGGAGACTGAACAGAATCCTGGGACAGTATGTCAGAGGACAGATAATCGTCTGTACATTTGTCGGAGTCCTTACAACGGCAGGGCTGTTTATTTTTAACATACCCTTTGCAATTTTAGTCGGTGTTATGACAGGGCTTTTAAATGTTATCCCGTTTTTAGGCCTTTACATAAGCCTGGGATTAGCTCTTCTTACAGCACTTTTTACTTCAAACCCTCTTATGGCTGCAATAGAAATAGGCGCTGTATTTCTTGTTGTACAAGGGCTTGAAGGTTATGTAATATCTCCGAAAATTGTCGGTGACAGAGTTGGGCTTCATCCTGTTGCAGTTATTTTTTCAGTACTTATTTTCGCAAAGATATTCGGATTTTGGGGGCTGATAATAGGAGTTCCTACTGCGGCATTAATAAAATTCTTTATAGATGAGTGGAAAAGAAGAGAACGTTGGAGAGAGATTCTTGAACAAAAGAGAGCTTATAGTTCTGAAAACAGATAA